A single genomic interval of Trichosurus vulpecula isolate mTriVul1 chromosome 6, mTriVul1.pri, whole genome shotgun sequence harbors:
- the SPP1 gene encoding osteopontin: MKTAVICFCLLGIVSALPVKQQIHSGSSEEKPLYSKHPDFVATWLNVDPSQKETLLATQNSVSSEESTEDLQETLPRSSDESPDDIDDDDIEDGDDEHKSSDSDDSDESDEVVTDFPTDTPTTVAFLPDGPTRGDNGGRGDSVAYGLKSKLGAPYRSSEQVHDITEEDLTSQMESYESEKTHKVFPLSQNLPKASSRNSNGKESNEASHPDEYSVEAQSYEQLKSYQLERNNYDSQQQSDSHGSQENDKVSEEFHSREADKDSQEFLKRQVNKISQESHSQEVHLVNDPKSVENTKHLKLHSFHEVDNAFSEIH; the protein is encoded by the exons ATGAAGACTGCAGTGATTTGCTTCTGCTTACTTGGCATTGTCTCTGCATTGCCT GTAAAGCAGCAGATCCATTCTGGTAGCTCAGAAGAAAAGCCG CTTTATAGCAAACATCCGGACTTTGTGGCAACATGGCTGAATGTTGACCCTTCCCAGAAGGAAACATTATTGGCCACAcag aattcAGTGTCCTCTGAAGAAAGCACAGAAGACTTACAAGAG ACTCTCCCAAGAAGCTCTGATGAAAGCCCAgatgatattgatgatgatgacatcGAAGATGGAGATGATGAACATAAAAGCAGTGATTCTGATGATTCAGATGAATCTGATGAAGTGGTCACTGATTTTCCTACTGATACCCCAACAACAGTAGCTTTTCTACCTGATGGACCAACAAGAGGTGACAATGGAGGCAGAGGAGATAGTGTGGCCTATGGATTGAAGTCAAAATTGGGGGCACCCTACAGATCATCAGAACAG GTGCATGATATTACAGAAGAGGATCTTACATCCCAAATGGAAAGCTATGAGTCTGAAAAGACACACAAGGTGTTCCCTCTCTCACAAAACCTTCCTAAAGCTTCCTCTCGGAACAGCAATGGCAAGGAGAGTAATGAAGCCAGCCACCCAGATGAATACAGTGTAGAAGCCCAGAGTTATGAGCAATTGAAAAGCTATCAACTTGAACGGAATAACTATGACAGCCAGCAGCAAAGTGACTCACATGGCAGTCAAGAAAATGACAAGGTCAGCGAAGAATTTCACAGTCGAGAAGCTGACAAAGACAGCCAAGAATTTCTTAAACGACAAGTTAACAAAATCAGCCAAGAATCTCACAGCCAAGAAGTCCACCTAGTCAATGACCCCAAGAGTGTTGAAAATACCAAACATCTGAAGCTTCATTCTTTCCACGAAGTTGATAATGCATTTTCTGAAATCCACTAA